A genomic stretch from Coffea arabica cultivar ET-39 chromosome 10c, Coffea Arabica ET-39 HiFi, whole genome shotgun sequence includes:
- the LOC113715099 gene encoding multiple C2 domain and transmembrane region protein 6-like: MAKLVVEVLDASDLMPKDGQGSANPFVEVDFEGHKQKTQPKVKDLNPVWNENLVFNIQNPGDLTDKTIEVFVYNDNKQGHHKNFLGKVRISGVSVPFSESEAVVQRYPLDKRGLFSNIKGDIALRIYAVLGAYSGNSNSNGQVFEPEPEVLFQQQQQQPPPQPVNVNFQESKETPLQEINPNKPGEEFKEFSDVKKKKKKEKEVRTFYSVGTGGGGGGGPPPPPVKPAVVEPRGDFAKAGGPAVMHMQVPGQTPDFGLVETRPPVAARMGYWGRDKTASTYDMVEQMQFLYVNVVKAKDLPVMDITGSLDPYVEVKVGNYRGVTRHLEKNQYPVWNRIFAFSKERLQSSTLEVIVKDKDIAKDDFVGKVEFDIIDVPVRVPPDSPLAPQWYKLADKKGNKTTLPGEIMLAVWIGTQADEAFPEAWHSDAHSVSQQMLANTRSKVYFSPTLYYLRIHVIEAQDLVPAEKGRAPVSSVRIQVWHQGRSTRPAQQGTYNPVWNEELMFVVAEPFDESIIVSVDDKGELIGRLLIPVRGLPQRREVPKPPDARWYNLLKPSLAEREEGEKKREIKFSSKIHLQICLDAGYHVLDESTHFSSDLQPSSKHLRKPSIGILELGILSAKNLLPMKSKDGGTTDAYCVAKYGNKWVRTRTLLDTLAPRWNEQYTWEVHDPCTVITIGVFDNNHINGSREDARDQKIGKVRIRLSTLETDRIYTHYYPLLVLLPSGLKKHGELHLAVRFTCTARGNMVTQYAKPLLPKMHYVHPISVRHIDWLRHQAMQIVALRLSRAEPPLRREIVEYMLDVDLHMFSMRRSKANFHRIMSLLSGISAVCRWFDGICHWRNPLTTILVHVLFLILVCYPELILPTIFLYLFVIGLWNYRFRPKHPPHMDARLSRAEYTHPDELDEEFDTFPTSRPTDVVRMRYDRLRSVAGRVQSVIGDLATQGERALSILSWRDPRATAIVIILALFSAVFLYVTPFQVVAVLIGLYWLRHPRFRSKLPSVPVNFFKRLPAKSDMLL; this comes from the coding sequence ATGGCAAAACTTGTAGTAGAAGTTCTTGACGCCAGCGATCTCATGCCTAAAGATGGGCAAGGCTCAGCAAACCCTTTTGTAGAGGTGGACTTTGAAGGCCATAAACAGAAGACACAACCAAAAGTTAAAGATCTCAATCCGGTTTGGAACGAGAACCTTGTTTTCAACATCCAAAATCCCGGGGATCTTACTGACAAAACGATTGAAGTGTTTGTGTATAATGATAATAAACAAGGCCATCACAAGAACTTCCTTGGAAAAGTCAGAATTTCTGGCGTTTCTGTCCCTTTTTCTGAGTCTGAGGCTGTTGTCCAGCGCTACCCTCTTGATAAAAGAGGACTTTTTTCTAATATAAAAGGTGATATTGCATTGAGAATCTATGCAGTTCTTGGTGCTTATAGTGGTAATAGTAATAGCAATGGTCAGGTTTTTGAGCCTGAACCGGAAGTACTAtttcagcagcagcagcagcagccgcCGCCGCAGCCGGTGAATGTTAATTTTCAAGAAAGCAAAGAAACCCCTCTTCAAGAAATCAATCCGAATAAGCCTGGTGAAGAATTTAAGGAGTTTAGTGAtgtcaagaagaagaaaaagaaggagaaggaAGTCAGGACTTTCTACTCGGTTGGTACTGGCGGCGGGGGCGGCGGtggtcctcctcctcctccagtAAAGCCGGCTGTGGTAGAACCCCGGGGTGACTTTGCTAAGGCTGGTGGACCTGCTGTAATGCATATGCAGGTTCCCGGGCAGACGCCTGATTTTGGGCTGGTGGAGACTAGGCCACCTGTGGCTGCAAGAATGGGCTATTGGGGTAGGGATAAGACAGCGAGTACTTATGATATGGTGGAACAAATGCAGTTTTTGTATGTTAATGTTGTCAAGGCTAAGGATCTTCCTGTGATGGATATAACAGGGAGTCTCGATCCATATGTTGAAGTGAAGGTTGGGAATTATAGAGGAGTTACTAGGCATTTGGAGAAGAACCAATATCCGGTTTGGAACAGGATTTTCGCTTTCTCTAAGGAAAGATTGCAGTCAAGTACGCTTGAAGTAATTGTGAAAGATAAGGATATTGCGAAGGATGATTTTGTTGGGAAAGTTGAGTTTGATATCATAGATGTGCCCGTTCGTGTTCCCCCGGATAGTCCTCTGGCTCCTCAGTGGTATAAATTGGCGGACAAGAAGGGGAATAAAACTACCCTGCCAGGGGAGATTATGCTTGCTGTTTGGATTGGGACTCAAGCTGATGAGGCGTTTCCTGAGGCTTGGCATTCTGATGCTCACAGTGTTAGCCAACAGATGCTGGCTAATACGCGTTCAAAGGTCTATTTCTCGCCAACATTGTATTATCTACGTATTCATGTTATTGAGGCTCAGGATCTTGTTCCAGCTGAGAAAGGCAGGGCACCGGTTTCATCGGTGAGGATACAGGTTTGGCACCAGGGCAGGTCTACTAGGCCTGCACAACAGGGGACTTATAACCCGGTGTGGAATGAGGAACTAATGTTTGTAGTTGCTGAGCCTTTTGATGAGAGCATAATTGTCAGTGTGGATGACAAGGGAGAATTGATTGGCAGGCTTTTGATTCCTGTTAGAGGACTTCCCCAAAGAAGGGAAGTCCCTAAGCCGCCTGATGCTCGATGGTACAACCTCCTCAAGCCTTCATTGGCTGAACGAGAAGAAGGTGAGAAGAAGAGAGAGATCAAATTCTCCAGCAAAATTCATCTTCAGATCTGTTTAGATGCAGGTTACCATGTCCTCGATGAATCCACACATTTTAGCAGTGATCTTCAGCCATCGTCTAAGCATTTGAGAAAGCCCAGCATTGGGATTCTTGAACTGGGCATTTTGAGCGCTAAAAATCTGCTGCCAATGAAGAGCAAGGACGGTGGAACAACTGATGCTTATTGTGTGGCCAAATATGGGAACAAGTGGGTTCGAACAAGGACGCTTCTTGATACTCTAGCTCCTCGTTGGAATGAGCAGTACACCTGGGAAGTACATGATCCGTGCACTGTTATCACCATTGGTGTCTTTGACAATAACCATATCAATGGGAGCAGAGAGGATGCAAGAGATCAGAAAATTGGTAAGGTGAGGATTCGGCTTTCAACCTTAGAAACCGATCGCATTTATACGCATTATTATCCATTGTTGGTTCTTCTGCCCTCCGGTTTGAAGAAGCACGGGGAACTCCATTTGGCTGTGCGGTTCACATGTACTGCTCGGGGGAACATGGTAACTCAATACGCGAAGCCCTTGCTTCCCAAGATGCATTATGTTCATCCTATATCGGTTAGGCACATTGACTGGCTGCGCCACCAAGCAATGCAGATTGTGGCTCTAAGGCTATCCAGAGCAGAGCCACCCCTCAGGCGGGAGATAGTGGAATATATGTTGGATGTAGACCTTCACATGTTCAGCATGAGAAGAAGCAAAGCCAACTTTCATCGCATAATGTCACTTCTCTCAGGGATCTCAGCAGTTTGTCGATGGTTTGATGGTATCTGTCACTGGAGAAACCCATTGACAACCATTCTTGTTCATGTGTTGTTCTTGATATTAGTATGCTACCCAGAGTTGATCTTGCCCACAATTTTCCTCTATCTGTTTGTCATAGGCTTGTGGAATTATCGATTCAGGCCAAAACATCCACCTCACATGGATGCTCGGCTTTCCCGAGCAGAATATACTCATCCAGATGAACTGGATGAGGAGTTTGATACTTTCCCTACTTCAAGGCCAACTGACGTTGTGAGGATGAGGTATGACCGCTTGCGGAGCGTTGCAGGCAGGGTGCAAAGTGTCATTGGAGATTTGGCAACGCAAGGCGAACGGGCTCTTTCCATATTAAGCTGGAGGGACCCGAGGGCTACGGCCATAGTCATCATACTTGCCTTGTTCTCTGCTGTGTTCCTTTATGTTACTCCATTCCAAGTTGTAGCAGTGCTCATTGGGCTCTACTGGCTGCGCCATCCTCGGTTCAGGAGCAAATTACCCTCAGTACCTGTCAACTTCTTCAAGAGACTACCTGCCAAATCAGACATGCTGCTTTGA
- the LOC113715100 gene encoding uncharacterized protein — translation MEDIEDLLAGGGGAGVPPGFRLPVAGAVGVNPKQKKEKITHTIPKASLSIPGTQTIYMKTFGCSHNQSDSEYMGGQLSAFGYVLSDDPDEADLWLINTCTVKSPSQSAMNTLITKCRSAKKPLVVAGCVPQGSRDLKELEGVSIVGVQQIDRVVEVVEETLKGHEVRLLTRRTLPALDLPKVRKNKFVEILPINVGCLGACTYCKTKHARGHLGSYTVESLMGRVRAVIADGVKEIWLSSEDTGAYGRDIGVNLPILLNAIVAVLPSDGSTMLRIGMTNPPYILEHLKEIAHVLCHPCVYSFLHVPVQSGSDSILTAMKREYTVSEFRTVVDTLIELVPGMQIATDIICGFPGETDEDFARTVDLIREYKFAQVHISQFYPRPGTLAARMKKVPSTVVKKRSRELTTVFESFVPYVGMEGKVERIWITEFATDGVHLVGHTKGYIQVLVIGPETMLGLSPMAKITSVGRWSVFGEVIEVLNQANAVERGVDQFSHCSSLDSSCSKEQRACEMTSCCGQVQEVEKKVSTPKYEAKLNLVGWVLRKRKSNSRIMEKGSAMEFEGNQNKAQNCLLEWSTVDKGLLGGVLVSLLTILALSLYLGTRSF, via the exons atggaagatatagaGGATTTATTAGCTGGAGGTGGTGGCGCTGGAGTGCCACCTGGGTTCCGGTTGCCGGTGGCGGGGGCCGTCGGAGTCAATCCCAAacagaagaaggaaaagattACTCACACCATTCCAAAAGCGTCCCTCAGTATCCCAGGAACCCAG ACAATCTATATGAAGACTTTTGGGTGTTCACATAATCAG AGTGACAGCGAATATATGGGAGGTCAACTTTCAGCTTTTGGTTATGTTTTATCTGATGATCCTGATGAGGCTGATCTCTGGCTCATTAATAC CTGCACAGTTAAGTCCCCTAGTCAGTCTGCCATGAACACCCTCATTACAAAGTGTAGAAGTGCCAAGAAGCCTTTAGTAGTCGCAGGATGTGTACCTCAAGGAAGTCGGGATCTGAAAGAGCTGGAAGGTGTTAGTATAGTTGGAGTCCAGCAAATTGATCGAGTGGTAGAAGTTGTGGAAGAAACATTAAAAGGTCATGAGGTGCGGCTGCTGACCCGCAGGACATTACCGGCACTTGACCTCCCGAAG GTTAGGAAGAACAAGTTCGTGGAGATTCTTCCTATTAATGTTGGCTGTTTAGGTGCTTGCACCTATTGCAAGACGAAGCATGCTCGCGGTCACTTAGGAAGCTATACAGTTGAAAGCCTT ATGGGTCGTGTCAGAGCTGTAATAGCTGATGGAGTGAAGGAGATCTGGTTGAGTAGTGAGGACACTGGAGCATATG GTCGTGATATTGGAGTTAATCTTCCAATTCTTTTAAATGCTATAGTCGCAGTTCTTCCTTCAGATGGAAGCACAATGCTTCGAATTGGGATGACAAATCCTCCATATATCCTTGAGCACTTGAAGGAAATAGCTCATGTATTGTGTCATCCATGTGTATATTCCTTTCTACATGTACCAGTTCAATCTGGAAGTGATTCAATTTTGACA GCAATGAAGCGGGAATATACTGTCAGTGAGTTCAGAACGGTGGTAGACACATTGATTGAATTGGTCCCTGGAATGCAGATTGCCACCGATATTATTTGTGGATTTCCTG GTGAAACTGATGAAGACTTTGCTCGAACTGTTGACCTCATCAGAGAGTATAAATTTGCTCAAGTGCATATATCGCAATTTTATCCTCGCCCTG GGACGCTGGCAGCAAGGATGAAAAAAGTTCCGAGTACAGTGGTGAAGAAACGAAGTCGTGAATTGACTACTGTGTTTGAGTCGTTTGTGCCATACGTTGGAATGGAGGGCAAAGTAGAAAGGATTTGGATTACTGAATTTGCAACAGATGGCGTTCACTTG GTGGGACACACTAAGGGATACATTCAAGTTCTTGTGATCGGTCCAGAGACCATGTTGGGGTTGTCACCAATGGCCAAGATAACATCTGTTGGTAGGTGGTCAGTTTTTGGGGAAGTGATTGAGGTTCTTAACCAAGCAAATGCAGTAGAGAGAGGTGTTGACCAATTCTCGCATTGCTCCAGTCTGGATTCTTCTTGTTCAAAGGAACAGCGTGCTTGTGAAATGACTAGTTGCTGTGGACAAGTTCAGGAGGTCGAAAAGAAAGTTTCAACCCCAAAGTATGAAGCAAAGTTAAACCTTGTTGGTTGGGTATTGAGGAAGCGGAAAAGTAACTCTCGTATCATGGAGAAGGGCAGTGCAATGGAATTTGAAGGAAACCAGAACAAGGCCCAAAATTGCCTGCTTGAGTGGAGCACTGTTGATAAAGGTCTTTTAGGTGGCGTGCTTGTGAGCTTATTGACAATTTTGGCGCTCTCCTTGTACCTGGGGACTAGAAGTTTTTAA